tcctattctttacatcgcatacaatctactgcaatacttgttctttactgttttctgcaaacaatcatcttccacacaatacggttaatcctttgttacaagaaGCTTctggagattgacaacctcactgtttcgttggggcaaagtactttggttgtgttgtgcaggttccacgttggcgccggaatccctggtgttgcgccggcactacatcccaccgccatcaaccttcaacgtgcttcttggctcctcctggttcgataaaccttggtttctttctgaggaaaaacttgctactgtctgcatcacaccttcctcttggggttcccaacggacgtgtgttaattgcacgcatcactcCTCTCCTTCCTTGTCCTCACCCGGACCCTCCTTTTGCTCGTTCATCACCATGCCCACACCGCCACCTCATTGTTGGGTTTCAGCTCCGGCCACCTGCCGCCAGGAACCAACGAGCTACCCGCCGGTCAGCCAGGCCGCATGAACGTCGTTGGCACGTGGGCTATTCGGGCCATGGGCCGGCATATTTAGCGTGTGCCGGCACGACATGGTCGGGCCGGGCCGTACCATGCCAGGCCTTTTTAGGCGAGGCAGGGCCGGGCCGGCCCGTTGTCCGGGTTTGCCACTTGGCCATCCGTTTTCTCGTTGACACTCCCGGACCCAGCAGCCAGCCAGAGTGCCGGAGCAACCCAAGCCGAAGCGAAGCAGTCGCTTCCCCTCGTTGACTGCCTACCTCCTCTCCTTCTCCGAAACCGTGCTGCTGCTTCCCCTTTTCTTGCCCCGTTGCCCGCCCCCGCCCCGCTCGTGACCTCGCCGCCGGTTCCTCTCCCTCGACCCCCGCTCCCCGCACGGCTCGCAGGTGATCCACCCGCCGGAGGCAAACCGTCCTCTCCCACCTCGATTTCTCGGTGTTTTTTTTTCTGGCTGCTTCTGCTGCGTAGAATCGACGCTGATATGGCCGTTCCTTCGATTTGGTCGCTGCGTTCGGTCGCGTTCCGGGAGCCGTGGTGCGTGCCCGCTCTAGCCAGGCTCGTGGATCTGGATCAGCCTCGTGCCGGGAGAGACGAAGGATTAGATGGATTTCAGTCACTCCGTTTCATCGCTAGCATAGGGGAACCGAAGGCGTAGTTTCCCACACGCGCGTCACCTAGTTTAGAGCTGCGTGATTCCACTGTTGGTGAATGTCTCTTGCTCATATTACGCTGCTTCAGCTTAGTAGTAGTATACTTGGATGGATGCTACCCGTTAATAGGAGGTTTTCCtaatttgagtgcttccgttcttTATCCCTGCGTTGCAACTGCATTTGTCCTATATGTATGACGCTCGCCTGACAATTTCCTATTATGCTTACACTCGTATTTTGTATATTGATTATGTGTGATTGATTAAACAGATCAGGGCATTTGGCGCGGGAACTGTTGGCGCCCTATTGACAGCATGGATTAAAGTGGAAACCAATGTTGATCCCGAAATGGTAGATTGGTGACAGTTCTTGAAGCTGCGGGGGATATTTTCACCAGCCTTACTCTTCATTTGACACGGCCGCATGTTTGATTGTGGCTCAGAAAGCTCCATACATGGACAGACACAGAGAGACCTTCAAGAGGTTGGTCATTTCCTTAAAGAGCACTTCTGTTATGTTTTCGCAACTCTTAAAGCTCATTTGAGAATGTCATAATGTTCTTGTTTCCCTTTTGCATGTCTTAACTCTCCCCTGACTAACGGAATACGACAAATCTTCTGCCCCAGTTTAAGAAAAATAATACGCTTGGACATTTTTACCAATTTATTCTTGGTCCTCTCATTTTATAGTGTTAACCTTATAGCTTAAACAGCTAATGTTGCTGTGTAGTCCATTTCTGCAACTAATATTCACGGTTATTCTTCCCATGGTTTCCTCTACCCATACCTGTAATCTTTTCTTGCCGTATGTCTTAGTTTAAACATGTCTTGGCTCTTTATATCGTAATTATTTGACCTTCTCTGATTTTACCTGCAAGAGTTACCCCATGTTAGTTTCTAGAAGAAACAGACAGCTCGGTAATGTATTTTACATTTTCCTTCATGCTGCACAGGCTAGCTAGGTTTTAGTGCTTTAGTTGTAAGTGTTGTGTCAATGTTAGTTTCTacaagaaaactgagaaattctGTCCTTTCCTTTTACATTTTCTTTCATGTTGGTGTAATGAAGCAAAATGGAGGGGGAAATTCTCATTCGTATCAGCCTATCAGATGCATTATATGTTTTAACTTCTCACTATGCACTATGCATACACATTTATTCTACTTTTGTTTAGCTGTATTCTGTTGTGAATATGTTTCAGTTATATCTGTACACTTTATGTAGGCTGGATGAGTCAAGCCCTAGGTCATCTGTACAATCTGAAATAGGGGCGAGGAGCAGCCGGAGGTTCAGCATGCCTGGGTTTGGTTATGATTCGTTTAACCCAGTAAAATCACTCATGTCAGGGATGAGAAAGGGTTCTGGAAGAATCAAATCACTTAGACAGTCACTTACCTCTGGCGCTCCTAAGACAGCCTTTGCGGAAGACCTTAAATCTCTTAAGAAGAATATATTTGATCCTCAGGAAAAGTTCCTTTTGCGAATGAATAGATTTTTCTTCGTGTCATGTATTTTCGCTGTTGGAGTTGATCCACTCTTCTTCTTCCTACCCATTATCGACCACTCAAATTGCATTGGTATAGATAAGGACTTGGCAGTGACATCAACAATAATAAGAACCATTATTGATTCTGTCTATCTTATTCGAGTGTTCCTTCAATTCCGCACTGCTTATGTTGCTCCATCTTCTCGAGTGTTTGGAAGTGGCGAGCTTGTGATTGATCCAATGCTAATTGCGATGCGGTATATTAAAAGCTACTTTATAATGGATTTCTTTGCATTGCTACCACTTCCACAGGTACTTACTTACATTCCTGCTCTTTAACAATACGAAGTTTACTTAACTGTCCCATAGTCTTTATATCTTAAACAGTAATCCTTCGTTTACGTAAAAAGAGCCTTTCAAATATTTATTGAACTTCGGCATTTGATATGTTTATTATTTGACTAGCCTGCCTTTATGCGCAATACAGTTTTGCTTCAGTGGAATCAGTACCATTACTTGCATACAACCATACAGATAGCTATGCAGCAGCACGTTCTGTCCATATTTTGAACTATGATTTCTGCTTAGTTATAAGCATTTTTTCCACTTTACCTTGAACTATCTTTTTTGTAATTGTCAGATTGTAGTTTGGAGATATCTCCACAGTTCTGATGGTCCAGACGTACTGGCTACAAAAAATGCGCTGGTTTGGGTTGTATTATGTCAATACATTCCAAGGTTGCTAAGGATATTCCCCGTGACCAAAGATTTGAAAAGGACAGCTGGTGTTTTTATTGAAACTGCCTGGGCTGGTGCTGGTTACTATCTTCTCTGGTTTATGCTGGCTGGTCATGTAAGTTTCTGCCTATGCTTATCAGCCATGCGCATCTTTATCTGCAGAGCATCACAGTTCTTTCCCTGTATACTGTATTATGATGAGTGCCTGGTGTAGTCACAGAGTTATTTTCTTACATTCCCAATAACTCATATAAATTTGCTTCTTTACTATCTAAACTCTTCATCTATCCTGTCAGATACAATAGATTATAACTTATAAGATTTCTTAGAACCTGAAGATTGTGCATAATACATTGTAGGCATTGCCAATTGGTCCATTAGGTATTGGCATTGCAAATACAAATCGATGATTTACCTTTTTTTAATTCAGTATCAATGTTAGATGAAACGTTGCCAACTCTGCTCATTCATGTTTTCTTTGACTTACGCTGTATATTTTTCTATACATTGCAGAATGTTGGCACTCTGTGGTACTTCTTAACAATTGAGCGCCAAGATAGTTGCTGGCGTTTGAACTGTCATCGTAGCAATGATTGTGATACCAGCTACTTGTATTGTAGTGACAATCATGGTAGCAGTGACATCTATAACACTTGGAATAAGAGTACCCAAATATTTAATCGGTGCAATGGTACTGATACTGCTGCTGATGCTTTCAACTTTGGCATCTATCAGCAAGCGTTGGTCTCTGGAATACTTGTTCCAGGAAACTTTGTCTCTAAACTTTGCTATTGCTTCTGGTGGGGATTGCAAAATCTAAGGTAATGGAAACAATAGTACTTGAATCTCTCATTATGTAGGAAAAAATTGGTCGAGTATCTCTGAATTTATGTCCCCGCAAATTGAGTCATTTTGATGAAACACGAGTTGTTTCATGGTGGAATTGTGTGTAAAGTCCTTTGTTTTCCTTTCTGAAGATTTTTTTTAGCCATGTAAGAAATGAGAAGCATCGTACGGAGCTTGGAGACCCATATAGAAACCTCCTACCTTTCCTAACTTAGTGGATTAGGTGTGAACTATACTGTATGAAGTGGCGTAAATATAATTAATAAAGACTCTTTCTGTGTGATTTAGAAGAGCATCATAGTTAATATTGGTTTGACTTATGATCTGAAAAAACACATAGGTTGGAGCCAGATATTCCTGAGAGAATATGATATGTGATATTGTATACGGTTACCATGTAATTATAATCTGGACTTACTAGTCACTGGTGTTAGATTAGGTTCTATGTGAAATTAACAAAGTTAGAATTAAACTTACTGGTTCTAATATGATTGATGTGATATAAAATAATCAAGAAGACAGAATAAAGGGAGCCGCTGCCGATTCCTGGTTTCCTGGTCAATAGCAGGATCACGTGGAAAGATGTTGATTTTATCTCGTATACTGCCGTAACAGAATGCTGATAATGTTAGTCATGCAAGATGAAGAGAGCACGAGATCTTAAGTTATGTACAGCAAAAAATGTCATGCCAAGAAAAAGCCAGAAACCAGCCTGTCCAGCTTAGGCAAGGAAAGCTAGCAAAAGTTATTTTGTGAACCCTGATCCTAATTAACCTGGGTCCTTCTGCTTGGATGTCAAAACTTGCACTCTTGTTGTTGCAAGTTTATGTCAGCTATTGTCATTTTCTGTCCTAAACTATTTACACTTGTAAATGTAGTGTCCTAGAAACTGTACTGGTTAAACATTTCAAAGACTATTCGACCTTTGGTATATAGATATTTCTTATAATTGCCAGCATGAAATTCACATTAATAGATTTGATGTGAAATTTACTTCCATGATATACTATTTTGCGATTGCTACCAAAATTTTATGATAGAAATTAGCAGTGGTACCTTGAAGATCGTTTTGTCTGTACAATGACTACTGTTTGCAACTAGAGAGTATACATTTCAGTAGCCTATATATGTATCATGCTTGCTATATTTAACCTCCTTCCGTTTAACAGTACTCTTGGCCAAGGGTTTGTAACAAGCACATATCCCTGGGAGGTGTTATTCTCTATTGCTATATGCATCCTTGGACTGATCCTGTTTGCGCTCCTCATCGGTAACATGCAGGTAGAGGGATATTGCTTGGAAAACTCTCTTTTCAGCCTTTCTTTTTTTGCCTGATTCAAACCTTTTCTTTTCAGACCTACCTTCAATCAGTTGCTATACGCCTTGAAGAGATGAGAGTTAAAAAACGAGATGCTGAGAGGTGGATGCATCACCGTTCACTGCCACCGCAAATCAGAGAACGAGTAAGGCGATATGAACGGTACAGGTGGTTGGAGACCAGAGGAGTAGATGAAGAAAATTTGGTTCAAACCCTTCCAAAAGATCTTAGGAGGGACATCAAACGCCATCTCTGTTTGGGTTTGGTGAAAAGGGTAAGACATGTCTGGTCAATTATCTTTCAGCATCTTGTAGTGAATTACACCGATCTCGACCTTGTTTTGTTTTGCTGCTGATAGGTACCTTTGTTTGAGAATATGGATGAAAGATTGCTAGATGCAATATGCGAGCGCTTAAGGCCTGCACTCTACACCGAGCACGAATACATTTTGAGGGAAGGTGATCCAGTGGACGAGATGCAGTTTATTCTACACGGCTGTTTGGAGAGTATGACCACTGATGGTGGACGAAGTGGGTTTTTCAACAAGGTCCAGCTAAAGGAGGGTGATTTCTGCGGAGAGGAGTTACTCACTTGGGCATTGGATCCCAAGTCTGCTGCCAATTTCCCATCTTCGACCCGGACAGTGAAAGCTCTAAGTGAGGTTGAGGCATTCTCTTTGCGTGCCGATGAACTGAAATTCGTGGCCAGTCAGTTCAGGAGGCTCCACAGTAGGCAGGTTCAGCACACGTTCAGGTTCTACTCGCAGCAGTGGAGGACCTGGGGTGCCTGCTTTGTTCAGGCGGCTTGGCGCCGCTACTACAAGAGGAAGATGGCTGAGCAGCGTCGCAGGGAAGAAGAGGCGGCGAACCGCCAGAGCAGTAGCAGTGGCCCTAGCCTGGGAGCAACCATCTACGCGTCTCGGTTCGCAGCCAATGCCCTCCGGGGAGTTCACCGGCTTaggaacaagaccgttcccaccaTTGTGAGATTGCCAAAGCCTCCGGAACCAGATTTTGGCGTCGAGGATGCTGACTAAACAAGACGACCACTCACACGCGAAATGCCTGTACTTACGCTGTTGACCGAAGTATTCTGTAGATTGTGTACAAAATTCAAAGACAGCTTCACAACACTATGCTTGTAGAAGTTTACTATAGAAGATGAAAATGTATAATGTCTCAGTTTTGCTATTTCTCCGTTGCCTGAAATTTCTGAATCTATGTCTCACTCTTACAGTTCTTATATTACTGCGACTTATGGTACAATACACTTTTTGCAGTACTGAAAATATCAACTGTGGTAGTACAATATTGCGGTGACTTATGGTTTGTAGCTTATATAAATGGACTAAGggtatctccagcggcgcgacgcaaacggacgctaagcgaccgttttcgtccgccgtgaccggaaatgcgtctggagcctgctccagcgggacgacgcaaagtgaccgggccgttcgcggagacgcaaacctggcccaaacctggcccaaatatgcgccaggtttgcgtctccgcggacgctcggcggtcgcgcggAGCGTCCTCCGTTTCGTACATGGTCCCGCTtgtcagggacagcgaaatcgaccgcttcgcttatttttccccttctttgctgccctagtgcgacgccaccaccccaacaacacccgccgccgtccggccgcagcgccgcagtagtcgccgtcggctccgttcttgccgcgcgggagagcaggagcgTACTGGGCCTTGGCTCTGCCGCGTATCTGCCGGCTGTTTTCGGGCGAAACGCTCtcggttgcgccgcccttccgcgccgcccacgacctgttcggtcaattgcgcccGTAGGTTTCTCACtcgtgttttcggcgctattgtgcgcggccattgatccgcagtttgtacccacgcagatggacatgtggcagatgttggacaagttccgacgaggagtccgatcagtcgacgcagacattggcaactactgcggcctccatgatccacgagtgcACCTCAAACCCGGGCCGgagcaccggggctctgtgaaggggcgctccaaaaacctgccgcgcaacagagtggcagggcaggcccgcctccacaaggactacttccacctcaccaatccgatCTTCCCGGAAAAACTGTTCCGGCCccgatacaggatgtcaagggacctgttcttggtcattctacggggcgtcagaaactacgacccctactttcaatgcaggcccgatgcaacaggtgcgttaggcttcacctcctaccagaaatgctccgcggctattcgcatgctctcatatggaatggctgcggatatattcaatgagtatcttcgaatgggtgagagcacctgtcttgaggccatgtacaggttttgccgagccgtgattgccgtgttcggagagtattactgtagggagccaactgttgaggatacaaggcaGCTCCTGTCTATCAATGAGTCTAGAGGcttcccaggaatgattggcagcatagattgcatgcactcgCAGTGGAAatactgtccatttggatggcagggtgcgtacagcgggcatgaggagggaaaaacatatctcaagatttatggatttggcattcattctttggcatgaccggttccaacaatgacatcaatgtgttgcaccgatcaccggttttcaaccggctcatgcaaggcaaaaccccgcgggtgagctatgagatcaatggaaatgcatatggcaagccatattatcttgccgatggcatctaccctgactaggccacattggtgaagactgtccgtaatccaaactccgagaagacgaggaggtttgccaagatgcaagaggcttgcaggaaagatgttgagcgcggatttggtgtgctccaagctcgacgggcaattgtccgtcatccggcaagaacatggtcccttaagaccatgcatgaggtaatgacatgctgcgtgatcatgcacaacatgatcgttgagaatggccgcaatgagaaccactgggATTTTCAAGGTGAGCTGGTGGCGCCACTtcctggagcttcatcttggcaggAGTATCTAAATATCAATGTACAAGTCACTAATGAGAACGTCTCCAAACAGCTgcagacggatctgattgagcatcagtggacattggctggccatgaagatcatgcctagagaaatactatcttattttcatgtaaACAATTAAAAATTgaaatgtaataactatgacttcgttgattttctttttttgttgtttggaaacttcataaattgatgcaaacgcggaaatgcgtctgaccgctggagccaccccatgTGCAAACGGACGCGTGGATAAAAAACGATCTATCTCGCGTCcgccgcgcgacgcaaacggatattCCGcgtcgtcgcgccgctggagatgccctaatggaGCGATGGGTGTTGTCTGCTGATTCAAATGCTTAGAAATATGACTAATCAGACGGTTTACAAAGGCAAAGTCGCAGCCTCGCAGGTCAGGGGAGAAGAGGTTTCCAGTATTCAGTGCATATCTGCTGGCGGGATGCTCTCCctcgtgcgccgccgcctcctcgcccTCCCCTTCTCCACCGCCGCCGCACCTGCGCCGCCCTCCACGCTGGACGCGGCGGCGGTGCTGGAGACGCTCTCGCTCTACACCAACGACTGGCGCCGCGCGCTCGACTTCTTCCACTGGTCCGCCTCCCCCGACGGCGCCAACCTGCCGCCCACCCCCTCCACCCTCTCCCGCGCCGTCGACATCCTCGGCAAGCACTTCGAGTTCCCGCTCGCCACCTCCCTCCTCCTCGCCCACCACCACCCCGCCGACCCCTCCTTCCTCCGCCCCGCCCTCCGCGCCCTCCTCAACCGCCTCGCCGCCGCCAACCTCGTCGACGACGCCGTCCGCGCCTTCGACTCCACCGCCCACTCCCTCGGCCTGCGGGACGAGGCCTCCTTCCACCTCCTCCTCGACGCGCTCTGCGACCACCGCCGCGTCGACGAGGCCCACCTCCTCTGCTTCGGCAGGGCCCCGCCGCCATTCCCGCCGGGGACCAAGGCCCACAACCTGCTCCTCCGCGGCTGGGCCAAGACGCGCGCCTGGACGCGCCTCCGCCAGCACTGGCTCGACATGGACACCCGCGGCGTCGCCAAGGACCTCCACTCCTACTCCATCTACATGGACGCGCTTGCCAAGTCGGGGAAGCCCTGGAAGGCCGTCAAGGTGTTCAAGGAAATGAAGCACAAACGCATTCCGGTGGACGTCGTCGCCTACAACACCGCGATCCACGCGGTTGGGCTCGCGGAAGGCGTAGATTTCGCGATACGGCTCTATCGGCAGATGATTGAAGCCGGTTGCAAGCCGAATGCTGCCACTTTCAATACGATCGTCAAGCTGCTGTGCAAGGAAGGGAGGTTCAAGGAAGCGTATGCGTTTGTTCCGCAGATGCACAAGGCCGGCTGTGCACCCAACGTGCTCACCTACCATTGCTTCTTCCAGTATCTGAGTCGCCCCCAGGAGGTCCTTGGACTGTTTGAGAAAATGCTCGAGAGGGGTTGCCGGCCAAGGATGGACACCTATGTCATGCTTATAAAGAGGTTTGGGCGATGGGGCTTCCTCCGCCCAGTGTTCTTTGTATGGAAGACAATGGAAGAACAAGGGCTCAGTCCTGATGCGTTTGCGTACAACACACTCATTGATGCGTTGCTGGAAAAAGGAATGGTGGATATGGCTAGGAAGTACGACGAGGAGATGCTCGCAAAGGGGCTCTCACCCAAGCCAAGGAAAGAGCTAGGGACCAAGGCGCCAGGAGCAGACTCTGACAGTGATAATGCGTTGGGTGGCGTGTTTTGAATTATGGTCCCTAGACAGGAAAAGTGGTATTAGCATGTTCATCCACCCACTGGTTAGGATTGCACCATTGGAGGATCATTCCGTTTGATCAGTCCgtggattttacattgaattaaaCTGGAATAGTTAAATTTGCCCTTCCCATCGATTGTCCAACAGCTCTTCCCTTAGAAAGCATACAGAAGAGGGGTTGTTTGTTGTGCTGACACCTGAGTTGTGGAAGGACCTGACGACCAAGTGGCTGGGACTGGCTTGGGCTGTTAGCCTGCTTCATCGTATTACTACATCGAATGATGTATTCTGCGAGCTGGACCGGAATATCTATATCGGAGGTATAGAGGAAATTATGTGCTCCTCGGTATATGATTATTCTGGCTGCCTGCACCGATGATGCATTGATATGTCTCTCAAGGCAAACAATCTTGTCCCGAAGGGCATCTAATCATACATTCTAGGCAGAAATGAAATGTAATCAGTGATAGTGGTGCTCTAATATTCTCACTGGGTCAGGAAGCTACGGGAGGATGTACAATGCATCTCATGTTGTGATGAAAGCTTAGAATAACAGAATATTACCATGCATACAGAAAATGTGAAGCTTGCTATACAAATTACAGGTAAATGTACTGAACTGTGGTTCTTGTATTGCAGAGAAGTTTCCATTCTTCTGGATCTTGATTCTGGCAGTATGATGTGCTTGTATTGTTATACAAATTATGAAACTACAGGCACCATCACCACAAACAAGATATCCGGTTGTTATTCAACGACCTTCGTACTGTCCCTTGACGTGACAACCTTTTTTAAAATTGAATTTGCACCCAGCTTCGATTGAAATCAAATGTTCATATACATAACTTCTTAAACATTTCCCTTATAGTGTTCTTATATTTTCATGAGATTTATCGCAGGAGGTAGACTTGGAAAAAAAATATTTGTTCTCTTAATTTAAACCTTTTCTAGAAAAACAGCTTAAGCTTTTCTGAATTTACTTCCCAATACCAACAAACTGTAAGCTAACCAAAGTATGTGTGCTGACTAGGGAGTTGAATATTCAGCTTCAGGAGGGATGTATTTATCTTTGTTACCTGTGTAAATGGCCTAATCAGAATCTAAGAAATATACCTCAATCCAGTGTTAACTTCTCCTTCACTATTTTATTTTTGATAGCCATTGCGCTGTGAACTCATTATTTCTGGCCTGTGACGTTTAGATGATCAGGAGCTTAAAAACCGGTGATGTACCCTGTTCTTAGGGTCATTGCTCTGAGCCTCATTGATTTTTGGTTTAAGAGTACCATGTTCAACTTACCTTTGGCTTGGACAAATCGGCTAGGTTACATCAAGAGGTTTCCAGATTATTAAGTGATGACTTTCTATGTAGTACATGAAACTTCATGCTTACCTCAAAAGAAACATCAAACAGTTGGAATCAGTGATAATCTGTTGTAACAGTTGGAAACATGAAACTTCATGCCTACTTGGTGTAACTATCACAACCTGGGGGTTTGGCCTTAAATTTCCTAGCTAAAACTAGTCCGGAGGAGATCCATGTACCAGTTGTGTTAACCAAGGACATGTGCAACTCTTGTGTAAGGCTAGCCAACAGTTGAACATGTCATACTAGATAGGCAAAGTCAAGTAAATTCTGAAGGAGTCCTTGTGGATCCATAGACCAGCATTTGTCCAATCATGTTTGCAGTTGTGAAGTCATGGTTGTAACACCCCGGCCACCCCCCAACCGGGCATGTCACCCCTGGCAGCTCTTTAGGACCTTTAGACTAGCCCCACATACCAACATATGTCTTTCCTGCGCACTTTGTCCTCACTCGTGCGCACCCGGGAAGTACTTCCCggttggtcacccatcctcaagtCGCTCCgggccaagcacgcttaacctcgGAGTTCTTTGGAGATGAGCTTCCGGAAAAGAAGTTGCAACTTGCTGGTATGAGTATTctatcaatcctattaagccCTAGGCCAGGATGTCACACTCATCCCCCCTTAGAAGATCGACGCCCTCGTCGATCAGCCCCAGGCCAGGAACGTCCCCTCTTGGCACACGTCTGTCCGTCCAGTGCCGGCACATGTGCCATGCCTTGTGCCACAACGGGCCACACCAGCCATGCGCCACATGTCCGAACCCCTGACCCAGACACGCTCGTGTAACCGCGGAgatcggctctgataccaaatgtaaCACCCCGGCCACCCCCGACCGGGCATGTCACCCCTGGCAGCTCTTTAGGATCTTTAGACTAGCCCCACAGACCAACACATGTCTTTCCTGTCCTCACTCGTGCGCACCCGGGAAGTACtacccggtcggtcacccatcatCAAATCGCTCCGGGCCAAGCACGATTAACCTCGGAATTCTTTGGAGATGAGCTTCCGGAAAAGAAGTTGCAGCTTGTTGGTATGAGTGTTCTATCAATCCTATTAAACCCTAGGCCAGGATGTCACACTGGTACCCGTTGCAGTTTGACCCTATAACTAGTGGGAGGACCTAATTATTATTTCTAGTTAAAGTTTTATGGAACCACATATATGAGTGTTTATATACTGTAAAAGTAGGACTATCCATGTAATCTGGTTGTGAATTCAAAATGCAACGTGGATTACGTAAGCAATACTGACTGTAAGTTCAGTCCGTTGTGTGATCCAAATGTCTTGGGTCTCTAGCACTGCACCCAAAGCATTGGCTCTAGAGAGTATGAAATGCTTCTGTCAGTGTGTAGTCTGCTGGACTAATCAATCACTAGTTTACGTGTGAGTGTTCTTTGACTAATTATTggttttacttttacatgctttTTGAGTTTAACCCAGAGGGAGTCAGGGACTAGTGGTCAATTAACCCTTTTTCAGTAAATTTGTATCCAGTTCTCTGGCAATCAAACAGAACTCCAGCCACGATGGTAAACCAAGGATGTGAAGTGACATTCATTTGGGAAGATGGCCGTCAATGTCAGAGATCAGGCACATTATTACTTGAAAAAGAATGTATCTTATGCGGCATTCTGTATCTAATTTCAGACGACTATCAAAGTGCAGGGAGCAGTTATCTAATCC
This region of Lolium perenne isolate Kyuss_39 chromosome 2, Kyuss_2.0, whole genome shotgun sequence genomic DNA includes:
- the LOC127336940 gene encoding probable cyclic nucleotide-gated ion channel 5, producing the protein MDRHRETFKRLDESSPRSSVQSEIGARSSRRFSMPGFGYDSFNPVKSLMSGMRKGSGRIKSLRQSLTSGAPKTAFAEDLKSLKKNIFDPQEKFLLRMNRFFFVSCIFAVGVDPLFFFLPIIDHSNCIGIDKDLAVTSTIIRTIIDSVYLIRVFLQFRTAYVAPSSRVFGSGELVIDPMLIAMRYIKSYFIMDFFALLPLPQIVVWRYLHSSDGPDVLATKNALVWVVLCQYIPRLLRIFPVTKDLKRTAGVFIETAWAGAGYYLLWFMLAGHNVGTLWYFLTIERQDSCWRLNCHRSNDCDTSYLYCSDNHGSSDIYNTWNKSTQIFNRCNGTDTAADAFNFGIYQQALVSGILVPGNFVSKLCYCFWWGLQNLSTLGQGFVTSTYPWEVLFSIAICILGLILFALLIGNMQTYLQSVAIRLEEMRVKKRDAERWMHHRSLPPQIRERVRRYERYRWLETRGVDEENLVQTLPKDLRRDIKRHLCLGLVKRVPLFENMDERLLDAICERLRPALYTEHEYILREGDPVDEMQFILHGCLESMTTDGGRSGFFNKVQLKEGDFCGEELLTWALDPKSAANFPSSTRTVKALSEVEAFSLRADELKFVASQFRRLHSRQVQHTFRFYSQQWRTWGACFVQAAWRRYYKRKMAEQRRREEEAANRQSSSSGPSLGATIYASRFAANALRGVHRLRNKTVPTIVRLPKPPEPDFGVEDAD
- the LOC127336937 gene encoding pentatricopeptide repeat-containing protein At1g80550, mitochondrial, producing the protein MLSLVRRRLLALPFSTAAAPAPPSTLDAAAVLETLSLYTNDWRRALDFFHWSASPDGANLPPTPSTLSRAVDILGKHFEFPLATSLLLAHHHPADPSFLRPALRALLNRLAAANLVDDAVRAFDSTAHSLGLRDEASFHLLLDALCDHRRVDEAHLLCFGRAPPPFPPGTKAHNLLLRGWAKTRAWTRLRQHWLDMDTRGVAKDLHSYSIYMDALAKSGKPWKAVKVFKEMKHKRIPVDVVAYNTAIHAVGLAEGVDFAIRLYRQMIEAGCKPNAATFNTIVKLLCKEGRFKEAYAFVPQMHKAGCAPNVLTYHCFFQYLSRPQEVLGLFEKMLERGCRPRMDTYVMLIKRFGRWGFLRPVFFVWKTMEEQGLSPDAFAYNTLIDALLEKGMVDMARKYDEEMLAKGLSPKPRKELGTKAPGADSDSDNALGGVF